A DNA window from Actinomadura luzonensis contains the following coding sequences:
- a CDS encoding LacI family DNA-binding transcriptional regulator, translated as MNIGEIARRAGVSRSTVSYALTGRRPVSEATRRRIQAIIDELGYRPNAAARALKEGRTRTIGLVVPPAGRRLTDLQLGFVASVVDAAARADLDVLLSPSGGEHERSFERVVTGRRVDGVIVMEIRLEDDRVTRLRHGGLPFVGIGRTADPGDMSWVDVDYDTLIARCVHHLADLGHRHVALVNRNADLVAAGYGPGHRAQEGFARAVAERGLHGTQVCCGDDARSGQACAGRLLAERPELTAIATINEAAVAGMYHALSLAGLAVPGDFSIAGVAARHWAESLHPPLTAADVPADELGAQAVELLIQRIADPATPHRHLLVAPPISLRGTTAPAPSRR; from the coding sequence GTGAACATCGGGGAGATCGCCAGACGGGCCGGCGTTTCGCGGAGCACCGTCTCCTACGCGCTCACCGGCAGACGCCCCGTGTCGGAGGCGACCAGGCGGCGCATCCAGGCGATCATCGACGAGCTGGGCTACCGGCCCAACGCCGCGGCCAGGGCGCTGAAGGAGGGCAGGACCCGTACCATCGGGCTCGTCGTCCCGCCCGCCGGCCGCCGCCTGACGGACCTGCAGCTCGGCTTCGTGGCCAGCGTGGTCGACGCCGCCGCGCGCGCCGACCTCGACGTGCTGCTGTCACCCTCGGGCGGCGAGCACGAACGCTCCTTCGAACGCGTCGTCACCGGCCGGCGCGTCGACGGCGTCATCGTCATGGAGATCCGGCTGGAGGACGACCGCGTCACCCGGCTGCGGCACGGCGGCCTGCCGTTCGTGGGCATCGGCCGGACCGCCGACCCGGGGGACATGTCCTGGGTGGACGTCGACTACGACACCCTCATCGCCAGGTGCGTGCACCACCTGGCCGACCTCGGCCACCGGCACGTCGCCCTGGTCAACCGCAACGCCGACCTGGTCGCCGCCGGATACGGGCCCGGCCACCGCGCCCAGGAGGGCTTCGCCCGCGCGGTCGCCGAGCGCGGCCTGCACGGCACGCAGGTGTGCTGCGGCGACGACGCCCGGTCCGGCCAGGCGTGCGCCGGACGGCTGCTGGCCGAGCGGCCCGAGCTGACCGCCATCGCGACGATCAACGAGGCGGCCGTCGCCGGGATGTACCACGCGCTGAGCCTGGCGGGGCTGGCGGTCCCCGGCGACTTCTCCATCGCGGGCGTGGCCGCCCGGCACTGGGCCGAGAGCCTGCACCCGCCGCTCACGGCCGCCGACGTGCCCGCCGACGAGCTGGGCGCGCAGGCCGTCGAGCTGCTCATCCAGCGCATCGCCGACCCCGCCACCCCGCACCGCCACCTCCTGGTCGCCCCGCCGATCTCCCTGCGCGGCACCACCGCCCCCGCCCCGTCCCGGAGGTGA
- a CDS encoding ABC transporter permease — protein sequence MPENTLARDSGTAALERDRPRVRLARLRDFALIPAIVVIAVVGQIVNPIFLQGDNLINILQTMSEISLLVLAQTIVLVAGKMDLSLESTFGLAPGVAAWLTVAAGSGAGLGLLPGAWSVPITLAVGVLAGAVNALLIVRFGLNGFIVTLGMLIVLRGLLTGISGGQTFFNLPPSMLYLGSAVWLGVPASIWLCLILFAAGIVLLGFTRFGRALYAIGGNADAARAAGIRTGRVLWTALVGAGLLAALGGLLMSGHLASVAAAQGDGAIFTVFAAAVIGGVGLNGGKGTMFGAFTGILLLYMIQNVLTLAGVPAQWIQALNGAIIIIALVLSRLTGGKAQE from the coding sequence ATGCCTGAGAACACCCTCGCGCGCGACAGCGGGACCGCCGCCCTCGAGCGGGACCGGCCGCGGGTACGGCTCGCCCGGCTGCGCGACTTCGCGCTGATCCCCGCGATCGTGGTGATCGCCGTCGTCGGCCAGATCGTCAACCCGATCTTCCTCCAGGGCGACAACCTGATCAACATCCTGCAGACCATGTCGGAGATCTCGCTCCTGGTCCTGGCCCAGACCATCGTGCTGGTCGCCGGCAAGATGGACCTCTCGCTCGAGTCGACCTTCGGGCTCGCGCCCGGCGTGGCCGCGTGGCTGACCGTCGCCGCCGGCTCCGGCGCCGGGCTCGGCCTGCTGCCGGGCGCCTGGTCGGTGCCGATCACACTGGCCGTCGGCGTGCTGGCCGGCGCGGTCAACGCGCTGCTGATCGTCCGCTTCGGGCTCAACGGCTTCATCGTCACCCTCGGCATGCTGATCGTGCTGCGCGGCCTGCTCACCGGCATCTCCGGCGGCCAGACCTTCTTCAACCTGCCGCCGTCGATGCTCTACCTCGGCTCGGCGGTGTGGCTCGGGGTTCCCGCCTCGATCTGGCTGTGCCTGATCCTGTTCGCCGCCGGCATCGTGCTGCTCGGCTTCACCAGGTTCGGCCGCGCCCTGTACGCCATCGGCGGCAACGCGGACGCGGCCAGGGCCGCCGGCATCCGCACCGGCCGGGTGCTCTGGACCGCGCTGGTGGGGGCCGGCCTGCTCGCCGCGCTGGGCGGCCTGCTGATGTCGGGCCACCTCGCCTCGGTGGCCGCCGCGCAGGGCGACGGCGCCATCTTCACGGTGTTCGCCGCCGCCGTGATCGGCGGGGTCGGGCTCAACGGCGGCAAGGGGACGATGTTCGGCGCGTTCACCGGCATCCTCCTCCTCTACATGATCCAGAACGTCCTCACCCTGGCGGGCGTGCCCGCCCAGTGGATCCAGGCGCTCAACGGCGCCATCATCATCATCGCCCTCGTCCTGTCCCGCCTCACCGGGGGCAAGGCCCAGGAGTAG
- a CDS encoding sugar ABC transporter ATP-binding protein, with amino-acid sequence MAADRTATPVAEAVGVTKRYGETVALDRAGIRIMPGTTHALVGRNGAGKSTLVSILTGLQPPDEGEVRFGGAPAPRLADRDAWRQRVACVYQKSTIIPELTVAENLFLHRHALNRFGLVRWSAVRRAAADLLATWSVDVDVRLPAGELDVEQRQFVEIARALSFGARFIILDEPTAQLDAAAIARLFTRVRALQEQGVTFLFISHHLQEIYEICDTVTVFRDARHILTTTVAGLPQAELVAAMTGEAHRLAEGPLRTAAPAGGGVVLGVRGLSSGAAYREIGFQVRAGEIVGLAGAAGSGRTELAETVAGLRAADSGTIEVAGRRPRPGSVPDALAAGVGFVPRDRHRQGFVPMMSIADNATMTVPERLGTAGLISGRRRDRLARTLIANLRIKTPGPGLPVMGLSGGNQQKVVMARALTSDPRLLVLITPTAGVDVRSKEFLLGKVEEAAAQGTGVLIASDELDDLRLCDRLLVMFQGRIVAELASGWHDHDVVAAMEGVRLDA; translated from the coding sequence TTGGCAGCTGACCGGACGGCCACGCCTGTCGCCGAGGCGGTGGGCGTCACCAAGCGGTACGGCGAGACCGTCGCGCTGGACCGGGCCGGCATCCGGATCATGCCCGGCACGACCCACGCCCTGGTCGGCCGCAACGGGGCCGGGAAGTCCACGCTGGTCTCGATCCTCACCGGCCTCCAGCCCCCGGACGAGGGCGAGGTGCGGTTCGGCGGCGCGCCCGCCCCGCGCCTGGCCGACCGGGACGCCTGGCGGCAGCGGGTGGCCTGCGTCTACCAGAAGTCCACGATCATCCCCGAGCTGACCGTGGCGGAGAACCTCTTCCTGCACCGCCACGCCCTGAACCGGTTCGGGCTGGTGCGCTGGAGCGCGGTGCGGCGCGCGGCGGCCGACCTGCTCGCCACCTGGTCCGTGGACGTCGACGTGCGCCTGCCGGCCGGCGAGCTGGACGTGGAGCAGCGGCAGTTCGTGGAGATCGCCCGCGCGTTGTCCTTCGGCGCCCGGTTCATCATCCTCGACGAGCCGACCGCCCAGCTCGACGCCGCCGCCATCGCCCGGCTGTTCACCCGCGTCCGTGCCCTGCAGGAGCAGGGGGTGACCTTCCTGTTCATCAGCCACCACCTCCAGGAGATCTACGAGATCTGCGACACGGTCACGGTCTTCCGCGACGCCCGGCACATCCTGACCACCACGGTGGCCGGCCTGCCGCAGGCCGAGCTGGTCGCGGCGATGACGGGAGAGGCCCACCGCCTGGCCGAGGGGCCGCTCCGCACGGCCGCGCCGGCGGGCGGCGGCGTGGTGCTCGGCGTACGCGGCCTGTCCAGCGGCGCGGCCTACCGGGAGATCGGCTTCCAGGTCAGGGCCGGCGAGATCGTCGGGCTGGCGGGCGCGGCCGGCAGCGGCCGGACCGAGCTCGCCGAGACCGTCGCCGGGCTGCGCGCGGCCGACTCCGGCACGATCGAGGTGGCGGGCCGCCGTCCCCGTCCCGGCAGCGTGCCCGACGCGCTCGCCGCGGGCGTCGGCTTCGTCCCCCGCGACCGGCACCGCCAGGGGTTCGTCCCGATGATGTCGATCGCCGACAACGCCACCATGACCGTGCCCGAACGGCTCGGCACGGCGGGCCTGATCAGCGGCCGGCGTCGCGACCGGCTGGCCAGGACCCTGATCGCCAACCTGCGGATCAAGACGCCCGGCCCCGGCCTGCCCGTGATGGGGCTGTCCGGCGGCAACCAGCAGAAGGTCGTCATGGCCAGGGCGCTGACCTCCGATCCCCGGCTGCTGGTCCTGATCACCCCCACCGCCGGGGTGGACGTGCGGTCCAAGGAGTTCCTGCTCGGCAAGGTCGAGGAGGCGGCCGCCCAGGGGACCGGCGTGCTGATCGCCTCCGACGAACTCGACGACCTGCGGCTGTGCGACCGGCTGCTGGTGATGTTCCAGGGCCGCATCGTCGCGGAGCTGGCCAGCGGATGGCACGACCACGACGTGGTGGCGGCCATGGAAGGAGTCCGGCTCGATGCCTGA